The stretch of DNA aacaaCACATTCATTAAGAGCTTCAAAGAGCCTTGATGATGTCATCAGCACCAGAGATGGTGAATTCACCTCCACCTTCAACATTTGCAACCTTCACCTTCAAGTCTTCAACCAAAAGAGCAAACCTCTTCGAGCGAATTCCGAGACCCTTGTCAGTGAGGTCAAGCTCCAACCCTAGAGCATGAGTGTAGACAGCTGAGCCATCAGCAAGAAACTTCACATGCTTGTTCTCTGGGAATGTCTTGGCCCATGAATTCAGCACAAATGGATCATTCACTACAAAATCATAGGAAATCACAAGTTAATCACTAATTAATACACTTTATTATCTTcgaaaaattaacaaaatcaaaatttctgAAATTTTACCACTGATGCAGATGATTTCATCAACACCCTTTCCTTTCAGCTCCTCAGCTCTCTCAATGAAGCCAGGCACATGCTTCAAGCTGTCCCAAacaagtaacaaaaaaaacaaaaattagatctcaaaattgaaaaactctTGAAACATAACTACAAAAAAAACCTTATAAATAGTGAAACAGAAAAATACATGTCACAACCATGATGTTCCACTACCCCTTAAGTGGAattgaaaaaaatctcaaacactATCCTTATCATCTCCGAATTTTACTCAAAAGGGATATTAATTTAGATCCAACAATTccatcaccaaaaaaaaaaaaattagatcgaacaaaaacaataaatcaaCTAAGCAAAATTGGggttcaaataaaaatc from Trifolium pratense cultivar HEN17-A07 linkage group LG5, ARS_RC_1.1, whole genome shotgun sequence encodes:
- the LOC123886985 gene encoding peroxiredoxin-2B-like; amino-acid sequence: MAPITVGDVVPDGTLAYLDEENKPQSVTIHSLAAGKKVIIFGVPGAFTPTCSLKHVPGFIERAEELKGKGVDEIICISVNDPFVLNSWAKTFPENKHVKFLADGSAVYTHALGLELDLTDKGLGIRSKRFALLVEDLKVKVANVEGGGEFTISGADDIIKAL